The following proteins are co-located in the Urocitellus parryii isolate mUroPar1 chromosome 15, mUroPar1.hap1, whole genome shotgun sequence genome:
- the Slc7a10 gene encoding asc-type amino acid transporter 1 — MTGHIQQPSGRGNPGPAPSPSPGPGPGPGASERVALKKEIGLVSACTIIVGNIIGSGIFISPKGVLEHSGSVGLALFVWVLGGGVTALGSLCYAELGVAIPKSGGDYAYVTEIFGGLAGFLLLWSAVLIMYPTSLAVISMTFSNYVLQPVFPNCIPPATASRVLSMACLMLLTWVNGSSVRWATRIQDIFTGGKLLALSLIIGIGFVQIFQGHFEELRPSNAFTFWMTPSVGHLALAFLQGSFAFSGWNFLNYVTEELVDPRKNLPRAIFISIPLVTFVYTFTNVAYFTAMSPQELLSSNAVAVTFGEKLLGYFSWVMPVSVALSTFGGINGYLFTSSRLCFSGAREGHLPSLLAMIHVRRCTPIPALLVCCGATAVIMLVGDTYTLINYVSFINYLCYGVTILGLLVLRWRRPALHRPIKVNLLVPVAYLVFWAFLLVFSFISEPMVCGVGVIIILTGVPIFFLGVFWRRKPKCVHRLTESMTRWGQELCFVVYPQCSPEEEEENGPYQTFPLPATDKPLKTQ; from the exons GGAACATCATTGGCTCTGGCATCTTCATCTCACCCAAGGGTGTCCTTGAGCACTCGGGCTCCGTGGGTCTGGCCCTCTTCGTCTGGGTCCTGGGTGGGGGCGTGACAGCTCTGGGCTCTCTCTGCTATGCAGAGCTGGGAGTTGCCATCCCCAAGTCCGGCGGGGACTACGCCTACGTCACAGAGATCTTCGGGGGCCTGGCTGG ATTCCTGCTGCTCTGGAGTGCCGTCCTCATCATGTACCCCACCAGCCTGGCTGTCATCTCCATGACCTTCTCCAACTACGTGCTGCAACCTGTGTTCCCCAACTGCATCCCCCCAGCTACGGCCTCTCGTGTGCTCTCCATGGCCTGCCTGA TGCTCCTGACGTGGGTGAACGGCTCCAGTGTGCGCTGGGCCACACGCATCCAGGACATCTTCACGGGTGGGAAGCTGCTGGCCCTGTCCCTCATCATTGGCATTGGCTTTGTCCAGATCTTCCAAG GACATTTCGAGGAACTGAGGCCCAGCAATGCCTTCACCTTCTGGATGACGCCCTCTGTGGGTCACCTGGCCCTGGCCTTTCTCCAGGGCTCCTTTGCCTTCAGCGGCTGGAACTTCCTCAACTATGTCACCGAGGAGCTGGTTGACCCTCGCAA GAACCTACCTCGTGCCATCTTCATCTCTATCCCTCTGGTGACCTTCGTGTACACATTCACCAACGTGGCCTACTTCACCGCCATGTCACCCCAAGAGCTGCTGTCTTCTAACGCAGTGGCTGTG ACCTTCGGGGAGAAGCTGCTGGGCTACTTTTCATGGGTCATGCCCGTCTCCGTGGCTCTTTCCACTTTTGGAGGGATCAATGGCTACCTGTTCACCTCCTCCAG GCTGTGCTTCTCTGGAGCCCGAGAGGGGCACTTGCCGAGCCTGCTAGCAATGATCCATGTCAGACGCTGCACCCCTATCCCTGCCCTCCTTGTCTGT TGCGGGGCCACCGCGGTGATCATGCTTGTGGGAGACACGTACACACTCATCAACTACGTGTCCTTCATCAACTACCTCTGCTACGGCGTCACCATCCTGGGCCTGCTTGTTCTGCGCTGGAGGCGGCCAGCACTCCACAGGCCCATCAAG GTGAACCTGCTGGTCCCCGTGGCGTACCTGGTATTCTGGGCATTCCTGCTGGTCTTCAGCTTCATCTCGGAGCCCATGGTCTGTGGGGTTGGCGTCATCATCATCCTCACAGGGGTGCCCATTTTCTTCCTGGGAGTGTTCTGGAGGAGGAAACCAAAGTGTGTACACAGACTCACAG AGTCCATGACACGCTGGGGCCAGGAGTTGTGTTTCGTGGTTTACCCCCAGTGCTCccccgaggaggaggaggaaaatggcCCCTACCAGACCTTCCCACTGCCGGCCACGGACAAGCCCTTAAAGACACAATGA